In the bacterium genome, TCTCTCTTGCGATGGCCTGTGCGGCCTCCTGGCAGGCCTGGCTGCCATTGCTGACGATGCCGATGGCGGGCTTGCCGTCCTGCACCAGCGGAATGGTCGGGTGCATGTCCTTGAGCTTGTCGTACACCGGCGGGACGGGCGGCGGCGGAGGTGGGGGCGGGGGCGGCGGCGGCTCAATGCCCGACACAACTCTCACGTCACTCACCATCACTTTCGGCGTGGGGTCACGGTGGCTGTACAGGTAGATCTGGGCCCTCTCCGTGCCGGGCGGCGCGAAGCCCTGAGCCGTCACCTCGTCCCAGTCGGCCGTGACGCCGGTGCCGAGCGGCACCTGGGTGAACTGGCCGGAGGGCAGGAAGCGGAACTGCAGGTACGCGCCGCCGGCGGGCCGATCGGCGAAGCAGCGCGTCTTCACGCGCACCTCGTAGCCCAGCCCCGGCTTGACGTCAAAGGTCTGCGTGATGCCGATCTCGGCCGCGGGGTCCTGGTCGTCGAGGATGACGGCCTTGCCCTGGGGGGCGATGCTGGCCCGTGCCTTGTCCGTGCCGGCGTACTGCTGCCAACCCACCGGCAGGCCGTTGGCCTGGCCGCCCTGGCTGAAGTCGCCATTGGCGATGGGCACAGGGGTGAGCGGCGCCGCCTCCACGGCGGAGAGCCCGACGATCATCATGACGAGTGGCAAGGCAAGGCGCACGGAATCGGTCACGGGGGGCCTCCACGTGGGTCGTGTCGCTTGGGTTGATATGTGCATGATGGCAACTCGGGGCGCAATAGTCAACCGCGCCCTGGGCGCGCCATGACGCCTGGCGCCTGCAGGGCGGGTGAACGCTTTTGCCGATTTCTTACCGAATGCGTCTGAGGCGACAGCTTAGAATATAACGTTGCTACCTTTGGTTGCTCATGCCATAGAGGGCTGCTGATGAAGCTGAGACATGTCATGCTGTGTCTGGCCCTGACGGTCGCCGCCGCTCACCTGGTCGGCTGCAGGCCGCCAAGCGGCGGGAGCGGAACGGCCGCCGCATCTCGCACGGTCCGCGTGCTCGCCTACATCAATGTCAGCAGCGGGTGTCAGCAGGCAACGGTGGACTTCCTCCAATCGCTGCCCGCCAAGTACCCGGGGGTGCAGGTAGAGCTAGTGGACTTCGGTGATGGTGGCGCGGGTGCGGCCCGCTGGGAGCAATCGGGCCTCAAGTGCATGACCCTGGAGATCAACGGTCACTCCATCGTGAAGTTCCCGGTAGACGGCGCGGCCAAGGTGATGGCGTTCCGCGCCCCGGCCGGGCTCTACTGGACCCACGAGGACCTGACGGCGGCGGTGCAGGCTGCCCTGCAGGGGACGCTGAAGCCGGCCACGGAGGAGGAGTTCCTGAGCGGGGGTGGCTCGGCGCCCAGCGAAGGCGACCTGCGCCAGTACCAGTCACAGCACAAGCCGCCGGCGCGGCAGTAGCCTCACGGGGCAGCAGCACGAGATCAGACGGCCCGCCAGAGCGGCGGGCCGCTGTGTTCCAGGGGCAGACTGTGGGAAAGGTGGCCGTGGCGAAATACGTAGAACTACGTACACAGAATACGCATCAATGCGCATTGGCCGCCAGCCGACACTATGGTTTACTACTTGTGATGAGCGTGAAACGGCGGTGCGGTAGCGGGGGGAAGCCCCCCGTGGCTTCCGAGTTTCGGACCTGGGCAGGGTACCGAAAGATGTCATCCGGGGGGCATTGATGAGCAGCCGCTATGCGGCTGTTCATCTTTTTCTGCCAGCACTTTGCCCGCCCCCTCTCCCTGTCGGCCCCGCCTAGCGGTCGTCTGACTCCAGGTTCAGGAAGAACCGCGCCAGCTCCACCTCGTTGTGTAGCCCCAACTTCTGCATCGCGCGCGACCGATGCGTCTCGACCGTGCGGCGACTGATGAAGAGCTGCCTGGCAATGTCGGCGCTGGTCCGGCCGGTGGCCGCCAGGCGGATGATCTCAGCCTCGCGCTCGGTGAGCTGGTCCAGCTTGCGCTCCTCCGCGCTGGGCACCCCGTCCACATAGGCCGCGTAGGCGTGCTGAGCCAGCATCGGGCTGAGGTGCTTCTCGCCGGCGACAGCCGCGCGGATGGCCCGCACCAGCTCCTCCGCGTCCTCCTCCTTGTTCACGAAGGCCATGGCTCCGGCTTGCATCGCCTCGCGCACGCGGGCCTCGGTGGCCTGCCCGGACATCATGACCACCGGCACCTCCGGGTGCAGGCGCCGGACCTGCTCGAGCAGCCCCAGACCCGCCGCGCCGGGCACGTACAGGTCCAGCAGCAGCACGTCCGGTCTCAGCTTCTCCAGCAGCGCCAGTGTCTCGGGGGCGTTGGCCGCCTGCCCGACGATGTCAATGTCCTGCTGTCCGTCGAGCAGCAGGCACAGACCGTACCTCACGATCTCATGGTCGTCGGCACACAACACCCGGATACCCATCGTGATCCCTATGCGTGCAAGAACTGCCCCCGAGCACGCCCGATTCTACAATCCTCGCCTACATCCTTCAACCCCAACGTGCATGCAGCCCTGGGCCGGCAGGCAGGAAACGACCGTCTCGCCGCGAAATGTCCCTACCACGCGAGGAGTATGGAACATGAACCAGGGCTGCCTGAAGGCCTTTGCTATCGTGCTGCTACTGCTCGGGGTGCTGCTGGGCTTCCTGGGGCTGGTCTTCGCTATCGCCCCGGGGCGGGCCGGCACTGGACTCGTCATGCTGGTGCTCGGCATCGCGATCATCGGCTTTGCGGCCACCCGCCTGAAGGCGATGCAGGCGCTGTCGCCGGAGGGGGTGGAGCAGCAGATCA is a window encoding:
- a CDS encoding response regulator transcription factor → MGIRVLCADDHEIVRYGLCLLLDGQQDIDIVGQAANAPETLALLEKLRPDVLLLDLYVPGAAGLGLLEQVRRLHPEVPVVMMSGQATEARVREAMQAGAMAFVNKEEDAEELVRAIRAAVAGEKHLSPMLAQHAYAAYVDGVPSAEERKLDQLTEREAEIIRLAATGRTSADIARQLFISRRTVETHRSRAMQKLGLHNEVELARFFLNLESDDR